Proteins from a genomic interval of Arvicola amphibius chromosome 10, mArvAmp1.2, whole genome shotgun sequence:
- the Zp3 gene encoding zona pellucida sperm-binding protein 3 has protein sequence MGPSYRYPLFLCLVLCGGTELCCALPLWLLPGGTANPVTSTSSVEVECLEAELVVTVNRDLFGTGKLVEPGHLTLGSESCQPLVSVDTDVVRFKAQLHECSNRVQVTEDALIYKTFLFHDPRPVGGLSILRTNQAEVPIECRYPRQGNVSSHAIWPTWVPFSTTVSSEEKLAFSLRLMEENWNTEKSSPTFHLGEVAHLQAEVQTGSHPPLQLFVDHCVATPSPDQNGPPSHTIVDFHGCLVDGLSESFSAFQAPRPRPETLQFTVDVFHFTNSSRNMIYITCHLKVTPANQTPDKLNKACSFNRTSKSWLPVEGDDDVCACCTKGDCSSSRYSRPGAHAVAPRNRRHVTDEADVTVGPLIFLGKASDQAVEGWTSSAQTSVALGLGLATVAFLTLAAIVLGASRKCHSTSHVVSLAQ, from the exons ATGGGGCCGAGCTACCGCtatcctctcttcctctgtctcgtGCTGTGCGGGGGCACGGAGCTGTGCTGTGCCCTGCCCCTGTGGCTCTTGCCTGGTGGAACTGCGAACCCAGTGACGTCTACATCATCCGTGGAGGTGGAGTGTCTGGAAGCTGAGCTCGTGGTGACCGTCAATAGAGACCTTTTTGGCACCGGGAAGCTCGTAGAGCCTGGGCACCTCACCCTTGGCTCAGAAAGCTGTCAGCCTCTGGTTTCCGTGGATACCGATGTGGTCAGGTTCAAGGCCCAGTTGCATGAATGCAGCAACAGGGTGCAG GTGACAGAAGATGCCCTGATCTACAAAACcttcctcttccatgatccccgcCCTGTGGGTGGCCTGTCTATCCTGAGGACTAACCAAGCAGAGGTGCCCATTGAATGCCGCTACCCCAG GCAGGGCAACGTGAGCAGTCACGCTATCTGGCCCACCTGGGTTCCCTTCAGCACCACTGTGTCCTCAGAGGAGAAGCTGGCTTTCTCTCTTCGCCTGATGGAGG AGAACTGGAACACTGAGAAATCATCCCCCACCTTCCACCTGGGGGAGGTAGCCCACCTCCAGGCAGAAGTCCAGACTGGAAGCCACCCGCCATTGCAGCTGTTTGTAGACCACTGTGTGGCCACACCTTCGCCGGACCAGAATGGCCCTCCCTCTCACACCATTGTGGACTTCCATGG CTGCCTTGTGGATGGTCTGTCTGAGAGCTTTTCTGCATTTCAAGCCCCTCGACCCCGGCCGGAGACTCTCCAGTTCACGGTGGATGTATTCCATTTCACCAACAGCTCTAGGAATATG ATCTACATCACCTGCCATCTTAAAGTCACTCCAGCCAACCAGACCCCAGATAAGCTCAACAAAGCCTGTTCCTTCAACAGGACTTCCAAGAG CTGGCTGCCAGTAGAGGGCGATGATGATGTCTGTGCCTGCTGCACCAAGGGCGACTGTAGCAGCTCAAGATATTCAAGGCCCGGGGCTCACGCAGTGGCTCCTAGAAACCGCAGGCACG TGACAGACGAAGCCGATGTCACTGTAGGGCCCCTGATCTTCCTGGGAAAAGCAAGCGACCAGGCTGTGGAGGGCTGGACCTCTTCTGCTCAAACCTCTGTGGCTCTTGGCTTAGGCCTAGCCACAGTGGCATTCCTGACCCTGGCTGCTATAGTCCTCGGTGCCAGCAGGAAGTGTCACAGCACCTCCCATGTTGTATCCCTTGCACAATAA